From the genome of Thiovibrio frasassiensis:
GAACCACCACGAACTGGTAGCCGTCGCTCCCCGGAATCAAGCGATCGCCGTCAGCCTGGGGCCGGAACTTGCCCCGGATATCGATCTGCCGGGTCAGATAGAGCTCCGCCACCAGATCGATGAGCCCGGAACCGCAGAGCCCCTTGGGCTTGCCCTTGCCGATGGTTTCATACCGGATCTCGCCGCTGTCCGGATCGATCCGCACATGCTCGATGGCGCCGGGGCCCGCCCGCATCCCCATCCGGGCCACGCCGCCTTCCAGGGCCGGGCCTGCAGCGCCGGCACAGGCGATGAGCCACTCCCGGTTGCCGACAATGACCTCGGCATTGGTACCCACATCAATGAGCATGCAGGTCTCCGTCTGCTGGTCCAACCCGCTCGCCAGCACGCCGGAGATCAGATCCCCGCCGAAATAGCTGCCCACGCTGGGCAAAAGCCAAACCGGCGCGGCCGGGTGGATGGCCAGGTTCAATTCTCCGGCCAGACAGGGATCCGGAGCGTTGACCATGGGAATGTATGGCTCGCGGCAGAGATGGTAGGGATTGATCTTGAGAAAAAAATGAACCATACTGGTATTGCCGGACACGGAAAGGGCCCGGATCTCGGCCACCGCCAGACCGGCCGCCCCGGCAAGCTCCGCGGCCAGCTGATTGACCGAGTCGATTATTGCCCGGTGCAGCTCGGCCAGCCCCTCGTCTTTGGCTGCATGATGGATTCGGGTGAGGATATCGGCCCCGTAGCGGATCTGGCCATTTTCCAGGTCTGCTCGAGCCAGGATTGCGCCGGTACCCAGATCAAGCAGGGTTGCTTCGAGATGGGTGGTCCCCAGATCGAGGGCCATCCCGGCCAGAATCACCACCGGCTGGGGGAGAAAATCAACCAGCACCGGAGGGCCGGGGAGCACATTAATAATCGCACTCCCCTGAAAGCCGGCGGCGCGGAAGCGGCCGGCCACCTTGGCCAAACGATGATAGGGCACCACCGGTATTGCCCCGTTTAGATGCGGGGCCAGCGCCTTTTTCAAGCGATCGAGATCGCCGGTATTATCGCCAAGACTGGGAGGGAGCGCGGCCACGGGAATGGTATGCACCAAGGCGTTCAGCATAACCGGGCAACTCCGAAAAGATTCTTCATGGGCTTCTGTATCATGCCCGATATACTATGCCTCCTGCCGGGAAAAGTCCCTAAAAAAATGGACCGGGCAGCCCCGAGCACATCAGAACAGCGACAGGCTTGACGTTCAGGATGGGCAATGGTAAAGAGCCAGATCAGGGTCGAAAATTACGAATAGCCTCAGAGCTGTAACTGTTCAGCAGCGCCACTTCGCTGCTGCCGCAGAGGCGCGACAGAGGCCTAAGCGCTATACATCGGTGCGTTTAAACCGATAACAGCCAAGCGAGCACAGCGAGACTGCGAAGCAGAGCGCTGCTGCAGGAC
Proteins encoded in this window:
- a CDS encoding ASKHA domain-containing protein, which translates into the protein MLNALVHTIPVAALPPSLGDNTGDLDRLKKALAPHLNGAIPVVPYHRLAKVAGRFRAAGFQGSAIINVLPGPPVLVDFLPQPVVILAGMALDLGTTHLEATLLDLGTGAILARADLENGQIRYGADILTRIHHAAKDEGLAELHRAIIDSVNQLAAELAGAAGLAVAEIRALSVSGNTSMVHFFLKINPYHLCREPYIPMVNAPDPCLAGELNLAIHPAAPVWLLPSVGSYFGGDLISGVLASGLDQQTETCMLIDVGTNAEVIVGNREWLIACAGAAGPALEGGVARMGMRAGPGAIEHVRIDPDSGEIRYETIGKGKPKGLCGSGLIDLVAELYLTRQIDIRGKFRPQADGDRLIPGSDGYQFVVVPGKDSADGQPVVLGQVDLDALMRSKAAMYAILTTLTNQVGVAFVDLHRIYVAGAFGRHISPRQAIVLGMLPDLPLATYEPVGNSSLAGAQRILLESAARQRCLELVKKITYIELNVNQEFMLRFSGSRFIPHTEHALFPSVPFFDGE